One window from the genome of Acidisarcina sp. encodes:
- a CDS encoding two-component regulator propeller domain-containing protein: MTRGIVQRWFVFLLVSATLVPAYGLDPHRSLKEYGHQTWQTDNGLPENTVHSILQTRDGFLWIGTEGGLVRFDGVEFVTYNIENTPALKSNTIYDLLEDSSGALWISTADGLLRYQGAVFTRFAQSNGLLADAVWCTYQDRRGTLWAITADGVSAYRGGQFQSIPDSGSIDVLTRSAIAEDADASLWIATGSRVLRIQEQTLKADVSVPALEHAEASAVHLDRSGKLWIATRQSLEVFSRGHLTDRAFPGTGPKPEITALLRDEGDGMWVGTSAGLVHYGDGKPTLWRVSQGLPGNRIQTLARDRQGALWIGTDQGIARYFSGSMQSFKEKDGFSHNAILSIHEDREGDIWLGTDAGGLTILRDQMFTTYTTSDGLSGDVVRSILQDSAGTIWIGTNGSGLNRSTPDGFRAVTTANGLSSNVILAIASMPNGDLWIGTPDGLNRLHQGKIHTFTSADGLPDDFVRSLQAEADGSLWIGTRRGLSHWSNGRFINYSRLDGLGSDFIGAMTQSKNGDLWIGTSGGLTRYSHGTFVNYTMKDGLSSNVVTAMYEDAQGVLWLGTNGGGLNRLRQGKLQSLQNKPGGLPETIYGILEDNADHLWLSARTGIFRVAKSDLEPGVGASSIKVVNYGTADGMKNRECSSGGHPVAWKMNNGTLWFATLRGVSFIDPARASEKQISPMVAIENVLVDDHEVSPQGILQLQAGSHRLELRYAGLSFAAPQNVHYRYRLEGFDPEWIDAGTRRAAYYTNLPPGKYRFHVYAATKDGAWSGAAASIELWKHPQFYQTLWFYLVIGLGTVLVAYAIYRYRVHQVESRFRAVLQERGRIAREIHDTLAQDLVGVSVQLELVSRLMTSSAEAARNQLNAARTLVRKGIEDARTSIWDLRSQSSEDLPARLTKAVTSVASHSSAKVYVQVKGTYRPLEKNVEAELLRIGQEAVTNATRHAQATRIDVELVYDASHLRMSVIDDGRGFLSATSLNGLEGHFGIRGMRERAASIQANLKLESQPGTGTKVSVELPVA; the protein is encoded by the coding sequence ATGACTCGAGGGATCGTCCAACGATGGTTTGTCTTCTTGCTGGTGAGCGCCACCCTCGTTCCTGCATATGGGCTGGATCCGCATCGATCGCTCAAGGAGTATGGTCATCAGACCTGGCAGACGGACAATGGCCTTCCTGAGAACACCGTCCACTCCATCCTGCAAACTCGCGATGGATTTCTGTGGATTGGTACCGAGGGTGGACTGGTTCGCTTCGATGGCGTCGAATTCGTTACCTACAATATCGAGAACACTCCAGCCCTAAAGAGCAACACTATCTACGATCTTCTGGAAGACTCGTCAGGCGCTTTATGGATTAGTACGGCCGATGGGTTGTTGCGCTATCAAGGCGCAGTCTTCACCCGGTTCGCGCAGAGCAACGGTCTGCTTGCTGACGCCGTTTGGTGTACCTACCAGGATCGCCGCGGTACGCTTTGGGCTATCACTGCCGACGGCGTTTCTGCCTATCGCGGAGGTCAGTTCCAAAGTATTCCCGATTCCGGCAGCATCGACGTGCTGACGCGCAGCGCCATTGCCGAAGACGCAGATGCTTCTCTCTGGATTGCCACCGGCAGTAGAGTGCTGCGCATTCAGGAGCAGACCTTAAAGGCAGATGTCAGTGTGCCTGCTCTGGAGCATGCTGAGGCATCTGCAGTTCACCTGGATCGTTCGGGAAAGTTGTGGATCGCAACACGCCAGTCGCTTGAGGTCTTCTCTCGCGGCCACCTGACGGATCGTGCTTTCCCCGGAACGGGACCGAAGCCTGAGATTACGGCGTTGCTCCGGGATGAGGGCGATGGGATGTGGGTAGGAACCTCCGCTGGATTGGTCCATTATGGCGATGGCAAGCCGACTCTATGGAGGGTCTCCCAGGGGTTGCCGGGCAACAGGATCCAGACGCTGGCCCGCGACCGGCAAGGTGCGCTCTGGATTGGAACGGATCAAGGGATAGCACGCTATTTTTCAGGCAGCATGCAGTCTTTCAAGGAGAAGGATGGCTTCTCTCATAATGCGATACTCTCAATCCACGAAGATCGCGAAGGAGATATCTGGCTGGGAACCGACGCCGGCGGTTTGACTATTCTGCGCGACCAGATGTTTACCACGTACACCACGAGCGATGGACTCTCCGGGGACGTCGTGCGATCGATTCTGCAGGATTCTGCCGGTACGATCTGGATCGGAACGAATGGCTCGGGCCTGAACCGCTCCACTCCGGATGGCTTTCGCGCCGTGACCACTGCGAATGGCCTCTCCAGCAATGTGATCCTGGCGATTGCAAGCATGCCGAATGGAGATTTGTGGATAGGAACTCCGGATGGACTGAATAGGCTGCATCAGGGCAAGATCCACACCTTTACCTCCGCTGACGGATTGCCGGATGACTTTGTGCGCTCCTTGCAGGCAGAGGCGGATGGGTCGCTATGGATCGGAACACGGCGGGGGCTTTCACACTGGAGCAACGGCAGGTTTATCAACTACTCGCGACTCGATGGTCTCGGCAGCGACTTTATCGGCGCCATGACTCAATCGAAGAATGGTGACCTATGGATCGGCACTTCAGGCGGGCTTACGCGGTATAGTCACGGAACTTTTGTGAACTACACCATGAAAGATGGATTGTCTTCCAATGTGGTTACGGCAATGTATGAGGACGCGCAAGGCGTCCTCTGGCTCGGCACCAACGGAGGGGGGCTGAACCGTCTTCGCCAGGGCAAACTACAATCGTTGCAAAACAAGCCCGGCGGTCTGCCAGAAACGATCTATGGAATTTTAGAGGACAACGCGGATCACCTGTGGCTCAGCGCTCGAACGGGTATCTTCCGCGTCGCGAAGAGCGACCTGGAACCGGGAGTGGGCGCGTCCTCGATCAAAGTCGTGAACTATGGCACCGCAGATGGAATGAAGAATCGCGAATGCAGCAGCGGCGGCCATCCCGTGGCATGGAAGATGAACAATGGCACCCTCTGGTTTGCAACGCTGCGGGGAGTCAGCTTCATTGATCCGGCACGTGCTTCGGAGAAGCAGATTTCCCCAATGGTGGCAATTGAGAACGTCCTGGTGGATGACCACGAAGTTTCCCCGCAGGGCATCTTGCAGTTGCAGGCTGGCTCACACCGTCTGGAGCTGCGATATGCGGGTTTAAGCTTTGCGGCTCCTCAGAATGTGCATTATCGTTACCGCCTGGAGGGTTTCGATCCCGAGTGGATCGACGCCGGTACGCGTCGCGCGGCTTACTACACGAATTTGCCGCCGGGGAAGTACCGCTTCCATGTTTATGCTGCGACAAAAGATGGTGCCTGGAGCGGAGCAGCAGCCTCTATCGAGTTATGGAAGCATCCGCAGTTCTATCAGACGTTGTGGTTCTATCTCGTGATAGGTTTGGGCACAGTCCTGGTGGCTTATGCCATCTACCGCTACAGGGTGCATCAGGTCGAATCGCGATTCCGGGCTGTGCTGCAGGAGCGCGGACGAATTGCACGCGAAATCCATGACACCCTTGCCCAGGATCTGGTGGGCGTTTCGGTACAACTGGAGCTTGTTTCCAGGCTGATGACCTCCTCGGCAGAAGCTGCACGAAACCAGTTGAACGCTGCACGAACGCTGGTGAGGAAGGGCATCGAGGATGCTCGTACCTCAATCTGGGATCTTCGCTCGCAAAGCAGCGAGGATCTGCCGGCGAGACTTACCAAGGCCGTAACGTCCGTGGCATCGCATAGCTCCGCCAAGGTCTACGTGCAGGTGAAGGGAACCTATCGTCCCTTGGAGAAGAACGTGGAAGCAGAGCTTTTACGGATTGGGCAAGAGGCGGTTACGAATGCCACGCGGCACGCGCAGGCGACGCGGATCGACGTGGAGTTGGTGTACGATGCCTCTCACCTCCGCATGAGCGTCATCGACGACGGTCGCGGATTTTTGAGCGCAACAAGCCTGAATGGCCTGGAGGGGCATTTTGGAATTCGTGGGATGCGGGAACGCGCGGCAAGCATTCAAGCTAACCTGAAACTGGAGAGTCAACCGGGGACAGGCACCAAGGTGTCGGTAGAGCTTCCGGTAGCGTGA